TTTCCCGAGGCACTTCGCTCGAGCGGAACGGGTGGAGAAGTCTCCGCCCAGTTCGTCGTCGACACGCTCGGTCGCATTGAGAGCGGCAGCTTCAAGGTGCTCAAGGCCAGCAACGACCTGTTCGCCTCGGCCGTGAGATCACACCTTCCGCGGATGCGTTTCTATCCCGCGGAAGTCGGCGGTCGCAAGGTCCGCCAGCTAGTGCAGCAAGCGTTCGTGTTCAACATCCAGAACTAACCAGCTCAACTCCCAACCGAAACCGGAGAGCACCGCGTTATGCAAATCTCGCTGCTGGAGATGTGGCACTCGATGATGTGGTTCGCCAAGGGCATTGTATTCATTCTGTTGATCATGTCGATCTGGTCCCTGTCCATCTTCGTCAAGAAGTGGTGGGATCTACACAAGGCGCAGGCGGAAACGCGCAAGTTCGCGCCGGAGTTCTCGCAGTTCCTCGAGGAAGACAACCTCACCGAGGCCGTCACGCTCGCGGAAAAGTACAAGAAGTCGCACGTCGCCCGTGTTCTCGGTGGCGCGCTGGCCGAGATCAAGCCGCTCATCCATGACGGCACCGTTACCGTCGGTGACATCAACTCCGCCGAGCGTGCAGTCGAGCGTGAGATGCTCATGACGATCACCGACCTCAAGCGCGGCCTCGGCGTTCTCGCCACCGTCGGCGCCACGGCTCCGTTCGTCGGACTGCTCGGAACCACCATGGGAATCGTGAACGCGTTCGTCGGCATGGCCGCGTCGGGCTCGGGCGGACTCTCCGCGATCTCGGCCGGTGTCGCCGAGGCGCTCATCACGACGGCCTTCGGTCTCATCGTCGCCATTCCTGCGGTGTGGGCGTACAACTACTTCCAGGTCAAGATTGACAACCTGACCGCGGAAATGACGTACACGTCGAAGGAAATGATCGACTACATGATCAAGAACGTGTCGGGTGAATTCGGCCGTTCGCGCTTCACCCGTGAGTTCAACACCACCGCCTCGTCCGGCTCGTCGCCAATCTCGCAGTAAAGCCGGAGGTATTCTCTCATGTCCATGTCCACTCGAGCGAGCGGGGATATCAAGGCAGAGCCCAACGTGACGCCGATGATCGACGTCATGCTGGTTCTCCTGATCATCTTCATGCTCGTCGTGCCGGCGATCAGCGCCGGCTTCCAGGCGGTACCGCCGCAGGGCGTCAACCTGAAGCCGCATCCTGAAGAGGAGCGCGACCAGGTCCTCGGCATCGACGCCGACGGGCAGTATTTCCTGAACAAGGCACGTATCCCCAATGCGGAGCTCGGCCAGCGCCTCCAGGCGATCTACGAGAATCGCACCGAGGACAAGCTGCTGTACATAAAAGCGCACAAGGATCTGCAATACTCGAAGGTTCTCGACGCGCTTGACATCGCGGCACGCAACAGCGTTGCGGTGACCGGCATGATCACCGATCAGCAGCCCGGCACGAAATCGGCGATCGCCACCGACAACCTCATGGGCGGTGTTCCGGCGGGAGGCAATAAGTAATGTCAATGTCAAGCGGAGGGCACGGCGGGCTCACGAACGACATCAACGTCACACCGATGATCGACGTTTTGCTCGTGCTCCTCATCATCTTCATGCTCGTCGTTCCGATGTCCCGGAAGGCAATCGATCTTCAGCTTCCCGATCCCACCGAGTCGGCGCAGAGCTCGACCCCGCCGCCGCAGATCGTTCTCGAAGTTCTGCCCGGCAATCAGTTTGCGGTCAACAGGGAGCCGCTCACCAAAGCGAATCTGGGCACGCGGCTGAAGGAGATCTACGACGGTCGCCCGGAGAAGATCATCTTCGTCAAGGGTGACCCGAGGGTGAAATACTCCGACGTGATCTACGCGATGGACGTTGCCCGCGGTGCCGGAGTGAAGGTCATCGGCGTGTCTCCAAAGGAGCCGGCAGCATAGGCAATCGGTACAGACCACCGTTCGGAGTACCAGGCAAGAGAGAGCGGCGGTGGAAGGGAATCGCCGTCTCTCTTTTTGCACATGTGCTCGTCATTCTCCTCGTTCTCTACCCGGCGGCGAAGAACGGCTTCACGGCCGCTCCCGCTATCGGCGGAGGAGGCGCCGGCCCTGAAGGAGGCGGTGGCGGGAGCTCAGGCGGGGGAAATTCGCCCGCCGGCCAGCGCCTTCAATACGTGCGGCTTCGTTCTCCCGCCCCTGATGCGACAGCGATCGTCGCTCCTCCACCAAAGCCCGTCGAGCACCAAAAGGCCGTGCCGGTGCCCGAGCTGAAAACGGCGACGCAACCTGCGCCACCCACCGCTTCTGCCCCGGCCACGGGCACGGGTGCAGGAGGCGCAGGGACCGGGAGCGCCGGAACTTCTGGAGCAGGGCCGGGCAGTGGCGGTGGAATCGGTTCCGGCGCGGGCACCGGTACGGGCGGCGCGAGCGGACCGGGCACCGGAGGCGGTCCGGGCACCAACTATCCGCCGACACCGACTCAGTTCTTTCTCCCACCGCTTCCTGCACCGGCGTCAGTGCGGGGCTATCACCTCATCGCCTACTTCGACGTGGATGAAAAAGGGAATGCGAAGCTGCTCGGGTTCAATCCGTCGAAGGATGGCGGATACAACCGGAAACTTCGCGACGTTCTTCTCTCTCTCAGATTCCGTCCCGGAGTGCGCGCCGACGGAACGCCGGTGCGCGACACGGTTGACATTCAGTTCATCTTCTGATTCAACTCCGCTTCATCGCTGGCTTTAAGGCGCTTTCTTGCGTAAATTCCGCGCGCCTGATCACCGGGCGGTTGCCGGTGTCTCTACCCCTCGCGGAGACCATGGATGAGCAGCATGCCCGAGACCGGTGACGCCACGGCGTCAGCGAGCGGTTTTGTCAAAGCGCTGACACTGACGGATGCAACCATGCTGGTTGCCGGATCCATGATCGGATCGGGAATCTTCATTGTTTCTGCCGACATCTCCCGTACCGTCGGATCGCCACTGTGGCTGATGCTCGCATGGCTCGCCGCTGGAGTGATCACCATGTTGGGGGCTCTGGCCTATGGCGAGCTCGCGGCGATGTATCCCCGAGCGGGCGGCCAGTACGTCTTCCTTCGCGAATCCATGGGACCTCTCATGGGTTTCTTGTATGGATGGACGCTTTTCATAGTCATTCAAACCGGAACGATCGCGGCGGTCGCCGTGGCGTTCGGAAGATTTCTCGGAGTTCTCTGGCCGGCGATCACGCCTGACCGGTTTGGCTGGTTTCCGCAGTTCGACGTCACCACGCCGGGCGGGCTGATCGAAGTCGGTCTCACGCCGCAGCGGCTGGTGGCGCTCATCACCGTGTGGATCCTCACCTGGATCAACCTGCGCGGCGTGAGGGAAGGGAAGCTCGTTCAAACGACGCTCACGATCGTGAAGACGGGAGCTCTTGCGGGGCTCATTCTGCTTGGCCTCACCATCGGCAGAAACTCTGACGCGATCGCGGCCAATTTCGGGCCGGGCCGGTTCGTCGGGAACGTGGACATCACGTCGGCGTTCCTCGTGGCCTTCGGCGCGTCGCTCGTTGGCTCGCTCTTCTCGAGCGACGCCTGGAACAACGTTACGTTCGCGGCGGCAGAGGTGAAGAATCCGCAGCGCAACCTTCCGCTGGCGCTGCTGCTCGGCACCGGTCTGGTGAGCGTGCTCTACCTCGCGGCCAACATCGCGTACCTCAATGTCCTGCCTCTCGAGGGGACGAAGGATGCCGCTACCGTAATCGGGCGCGGCATTCAGTTCGCCACGCAGGACCGTGTCGGAAGCGCCGCCGCCGAGATGATCTTCGGCGCGATCGGCGGGACGATCATGGCCTCGGCGATCCTGATCTCGACGTTCGGCTGCAACAACGGACTGATTCTATCGGGGGCGCGGGTTTATTATGCGATGGCTAGGGACAAGCTCTTTTTCAGACGGGCGGGCGAGCTCAACCGGAACCACGTTCCGGCGACTGCCCTGATCGTGCAGGCGGTGTGGACGAGTTTGCTCTGCCTGACGGGCACGTATGGCCAGCTTCTCGATTACGTGATCTTCGCGGCGCTGATCTTCTATGCTCTGACGACGATCGGGCTTTTCATATTGCGGTCCAAGCGGCCGGACGCCGAGCGCCCATATCGCGCCATCGGTTATCCGGTGCTGCCGGCACTGTACATCGTGCTGGCCTCGACGATCGCCGTAGTGCTGCTGATCTCGGACAAGACGCGCGCCCAGGCAATATCGGGCCTCGTGCTGGTCGCGATTGGCATCCCCGTGTTTTACCTCTGGCGCAAGGTCGAAGCCTAGCCTCACACGCCGCCGCGGATCTTCCGCACCGCTTCACCGAAGTACCTGGAACGTGTCATCTCGCAACAGCGTTCGGCGTTCAGCCGCGGCGCCGATTACCCATAGGAGAGCTTCAATGAGAGTTCGGATGCACCCGGTGTTCCGTCGCGTCATACCGTTCGCCTGCGCCGCGGTTCTGGCGCTCATCGGGGGCGGTCTGACCGCCCCGATTGCAATGGCACAGGAAGTCACGGCGCCCACCGGGGCGATGCCGCTTCAGGCCGGGCACCGTCCGGGCGGCGAGGCCAACCTCGTCATCCCCGACCTGGCCTCGGTGTCCTTTCTCGGGATGCCGGGAAGCACTCTGCTGCTGTTCGGTCTCATCGTCTGCGCCGCCGGACTTCTCTTCGGACTGGTGATCTACAGCCAGCTCAGGAAGATGCCGGTGCACAAGTCCATGCTCGAGATATCGGAGCTGATTTACGAGACCTGCAAGACGTATCTGATCACGCAGGGCAAGTTCATCCTGATCCTGGAGCTGTTCATCGGCTTCGTTATCCTGCTCTACTTCGGCTTCCTGCTGAAGTTCGAGCCGGTGAAGGTCGCGATCATCCTCCTCTTCAGCCTGGTCGGAATCGCGGGCAGCTATGGAGTTGCGTGGTTCGGCATCCGGGTGAACACGTTCGCCAATTCGCGGACGGCGTTCGCCTCGCTCAAGGGCAAGCCGTATCCCTGCTACGCGATTCCGCTCAAGGCGGGAATGAGCATCGGTATGCTGCTCATCTCGGTCGAGCTGTTCCTGATGCTCTGCATCCTGTTGTTCATTCCGGGCGACTATGCCGGCCCGTGCTTTATCGGCTTTGCCATCGGTGAGTCGCTCGGCGCCGCGGCGCTCCGTATCGCCGGCGGAATCTTCACCAAGATCGCCGACATCGGCGCCGACCTGATGAAGATCGTGTTCAACGTGAAGGAAGATGACGCGCGCAATCCCGGCGTGATCGCGGACTGCACGGGTGACAACGCCGGTGATTCGGTAGGTCCAAGCGCGGATGGATTCGAGACTTACGGCGTGACTGGCGTCGCACTCATCTCGTTCATCCTGCTGGCGGTGACCACGCCTGAGACCCAGGTGCAGCTTCTCGTCTGGATCTTTGCGATGCGCATCATGATGATCATCGCGAGCGGATTCTCCTATCTGATCAACGCAGCCGTCGCGAAGCGGCGCTACATCAACGCCGACGCGATGAACTACGAGGCGCCACTCACCTCCCTCGTCTGGCTTACCTCCATCGTTTCAGTCGTTCTCACCTACGTGGTCTCGTTCCTGCTCATCCCCGACCTGGGTGACGGCTCTCTCTGGTGGAAGCTCTCCTCCGTCATCACCTGCGGAACGCTGGCGGGCGCGATCATTCCCGAGCTGGTCAAGATATTCACCTCGGTCGAGTCCACGCACGTGAAGGAAGTGGTCACGTCGTCGCGGGAGGGTGGGGCATCACTCAACATCCTGTCCGGCCTCGTCGCTGGAAACTTCAGCGCCTACTGGCTCGGCATCGTGATCATGCTGCTGATGTCCATCGCGTACGGCGTGAGCACGCTCGGGATGGGAACTCTGATGATCGCCCCGGCGGTGTTCGCGTTCGGGCTCGTGGCGTTCGGGTTCCTCGGAATGGGCCCTGTGACTATCGCGGTTGATTCGTACGGCCCGGTGACGGACAACGCGCAGTCGGTGTTCGAGCTCTCGACCATCGAGCAGATCCCCGGCATCGCTCAGGAGATCCAGCGCGATTACGCCTTCACCCCGAATTTCGAGCACGCCAAGCACCTGCTCGAGGAGAACGACGGCGCTGGCAACACGTTCAAGGCGACGGCCAAGCCGGTGCTCATCGGTACGGCGGTCGTTGGAGCGACGACGCTCATTTTCTCGATCATCGTCTCGCTCACGCACGGGCTGCAGCCTGACCTCGTGGTCAACCTGTCTCTGCTGCACCCGCCGTTCCTGCTCGGTCTCATCACGGGCGGCGCGGTGATTCACTGGTTCGTCGGCGCCTCGATTCAGGCGGTGACGACCGGGGCCTACCGCGCGGTGGAGTTCATCAAGGCGAACATGAACCTCGAGAGCCCCGAGAGGGCCTCGATCTCCGACAGCAAGAAGGTGGTCGAGATCTGCACGAAGTACGCGCAGAAGGGAATGTTCAACATCTTCCTGACAGTATTCTTCTCGACGCTCGCGTTCGCGTTCGTCGAGCCGTATTTCTTCATCGGATACCTGGTGTCCATCGCGCTGTTCGGTCTGTACCAGGCCATCTTCATGGCCAATGCCGGCGGCGCGTGGGACAACGCCAAGAAGATCGTGGAGGTCGAGCTCAAGCAGAAGGGAACCGAACTGCACGCGGCGACCGTCATCGGAGACACGGTCGGCGACCCGTTCAAGGACACGTCGTCGGTGGCGCTCAACCCGATCATCAAGTTCACGACCCTGTTCGGTCTCCTGGCGGTGGAGCTGGCCGTCTCGCTCACCGAGCAGCGCGGCCCGATGCTCGGCCACGTTCTCGCGGGTGCGTTCCTGCTCGCGTCAATGTTCTTCGTGCACCGCTCGTTCTACGGAATGCGTATCGAACAGCAGGCGTAGCCCGTCATGTCGCTCTTCGCGCCGAACGGGTGGCGCGGCATTCACCAGGGCGCGGTTCGCCATCTGGCTCGCGATCGGAATGCTTCTCTATTTTACGTACGGGTTCCGTAACTCGTCGCTGCGCGGCAGCAGGTCGCGCGGCGCGGACATCACCTCAGCCTCATAGACGACAGATGTGGAAGTATCTGAAGGGCATCTCGCTCACCAGGTGGATTCTGATCTCCATGGTGATTGGCGTCTCCATTGGCTGGCAGTTTCCGGACTTCGGGACCTCGCTCAAGCCTCTGTCGACGGTGTTCCTGCGCATGATCAAGTCGATCATCGTCCCGATCATCTTCGGGACACTGGTCGTCGGAATCGCCGGCCATGGCGACGACATGAAGCGGGTCGGCCGGCTCGCCTTCAAGTCGATCCTGTACTTCGAGATCGTCACGACGGTGGCGCTGTTCATCGGACTTGGCGCGGCGAATCTCGTGCAGCCGGGGAAGGGGGTCGTTCTCAATGCGCCGGCGGATCCGGGCAAGGCGCTCGCCGCGAGCACGCCGACGGGAGCTGGATTCCTCGAGCACGTGGTACCTCAGAGCTTCTTTGAGGCGGCGTCGAAGAACGAAGTTCTTCAGATCGTCTTCTTCTCGATCCTTTTCGCCGTAGCACTGTCGCAGGTGCGCGGGAAGCCGAAGGAGATAATGCTCGCAGGCTGCGAAGGATTGGCCGAGGTGATGTTCAAGTTCACCGGCATCGTGATGAGATACGCGCCGATCGGAATCGGCGCTGCCATGGCGGTGACGGTGGGACACAGCGGACTCGGCGTGCTCATCAACCTCGGCAAGCTCGTTCTGACTCTTTACGGCGCTCTCGTCGTGCTGATGCTGGGCGTGCTGCTGCCGGTGGCGATCATCTTCAAGGTACCGCTCAGGCAGTTCCTGAGAGTCGTGAAGGAGCCCGCGCTCATCGCGTTCTCGACGACGTCATCAGAGGCGGCGCTGCCGCGCGCGATGCAGGCGATGGAGTCCATCGGAGTTCCGCGTCGTATCGTCGCGTTCGTGATGCCGACGGGCTACTCGTTCAACCTTGACGGATCGACGCTGTATCTGGCGGTCGCAGCGATGTTCGCCGCGCAAGCCGCTGGGGTTCACATGACGTTCGGGCATCAGCTCGTGATGATGCTGACGCTGATGCTGACGAGCAAGGGTGTCGCCGCGGTTCCGCGCGCTTCGCTCGTGATACTTTCCGGCACGCTCACGGCATTCGGGCTGCCGCTCGAGGCGGTCGCGGTCATTCTTGGCGTGGATGAGTTGATGGACATGGCGCGTACGACGGTGAATCTCGTCGGGAATTGTCTTGCGACTGTCGTGATGGCGCGGTGGGAGGGGGAGTTTGTCCCGGTTAGGGAGTCTGCGGCGGCTTCGCTCGCTGCCTGATAACTGCGTAGCTACATGAAATAGAACTACCCGGCGACCGGCTGCCGGCTCATCCGCATTAGCGCGACCTTCACCGCCCCCCGGGCTGCGACGATGTCTCCGGCGCGGATCTGAGCGCCTGGCACGGCTGACTTGAGTCGCTGCTCGAGGCGCTTGCGGAGCAGCGAGCCCTTTAGAAGCAGCCCGCCAGCGAACGCGACTGGCACTGCCGCGCGGTCGTCGCCAAAAAGTCTGATAGCGAGCGCCCGCACGTGCAGGACAAGCTCTTCGACGGCGAGCCCGACCAGTGAGTTCGCGCGCACGTCTCCCGCGGACGCAGCGTTGAATACCACCGGCGCGAGCGCCGCGAGCTGCCGCGGCGTTGCGGCAATACCCCACGGGATGAGCTCGGATGGCTCGTTTATCTGCGCAGCGGTAAGGACCGCGCCGGTGAGCGCGGTGGCCGGCTCTCGTCCATCGGCGGCGGCGGCGACGATCGCGAGCGCTTTGCGCCCGATCCAGGCGCCGCTTCCCTCGTCACCAAAAGCCGGGCCCCATCCGCCGCAACGGTCGAGTGTGCGCGACGGGCCGCGCCCGTATGCGATCGACCCGGTGCCGGAGACGACAATGATTCCAGGCCCGGTGCCGAACGCGTCAGCGAGCGCTATCTCGCCATCTCCCTCGACGACGATTGCGTCGGCGAGCTCGAGGTCTTCGAGCGCAGCGGTGAGCGCGCGCTGTTCATTGGAGCGCCCTACGCCCGCGACTCCGGCCACCATCACCTTCGGTCGGACGCCTTCGCGTCCGGCTTCCGTCAGCGCCTGGCGCACGAGATCTCCGATCACGCCGGCGGACTGATCGGCCCGCCCGGGCGCCATCGCCGATCCAGGCCCGGTTACGTCGGCGATGTGATTGCCCGCAACATCGGCCAGTATGAGTCGCGTCTTCGAGCCGCCGCCATCCACGCCTGCAACTATATCAGTCATCCGGGTGTCTTTTCCGGTTTCCATGTGTGTATGAAGATGTCATTCCAACTGCCATCGTGATGGATGTTCCGATCAGCACGTACCACGGCCACGCGATCCTGGCAAGCGTCGTCAGCGTGCCGGCCATCGAAGGAAGCATTGGAAGCAGCTGCCTGGCGAAGACGATGAACGACATGACGATGATCGCGATGCTCATGCCGGTGATCGCATCGCGCTGGATTGCCCGCGGCCACAGGATTCCAAGAAAGAACCCGCCGAGGAGCGCGCCGTACGTGAACGAGGCGATGGACAATGCGATGACCACGACCGGAGTGCCCTGCTCGCGGTAGAGGAGCGCTCCGCCGGTAAGGAGAATTCCCCACACCAGAGCGCTGAGCTTGCCGAACCTGAGCGTCGCGTCGTCGTCGGCGCGCCGCTTTGACAGCGGAAGATAGATGTCGTGCGTCGTCGCCGCGGCGAGCGAGTTGATCGCGCCCGAATGGGTGCTCATCGTGGCCGCCAGAATCGCGGCGAGAATCAGCCCCACGAGACCGGGCGGCATGTACTCGAGAATGAACGTCGGGAAGATCGAATCGGGAGCGGCGAACGCCTTGCCGCCATAAAGGACGAAGAGACCTACGCCGACGAACAGGAACAGCGTGAACTGAGCGAAGACGACGAAGCCGCTTCCGATGATCGCCTTTTGCGCGTCACGAAGACTCCGCGCGGTCAACAGCCGTTGCACGATCAGCTGATCGGCTCCGTGCGAGGCCATGGACAGGAATGCTCCGCCAAGGAGACCGGCAAACAGGGTGTGAGGCCGGTCCAGACCCATATACGTATCAATGACGCGAAGCTTGCCGGCAAGGGAGGCGACATCCGTGATGTGCCCCCATCCTCCGGCGACGGCCTTGCCGAGCAGGACGACAGCAGAGATTCCGCCCAGGACGTACACGCTCGCCTGGAGCAGCTCAGTCCATACGACCGCTTTCATGCCGCCCTTGTACGTGTACAACACGGTGAGCGCGCCGAGGATCAGGATGGCGAGCGGCTTGGCGTACTCGGGTCTCACCGTTCCCTCGAGGATG
This is a stretch of genomic DNA from Gemmatimonadaceae bacterium. It encodes these proteins:
- a CDS encoding energy transducer TonB codes for the protein FPEALRSSGTGGEVSAQFVVDTLGRIESGSFKVLKASNDLFASAVRSHLPRMRFYPAEVGGRKVRQLVQQAFVFNIQN
- a CDS encoding MotA/TolQ/ExbB proton channel family protein, translated to MQISLLEMWHSMMWFAKGIVFILLIMSIWSLSIFVKKWWDLHKAQAETRKFAPEFSQFLEEDNLTEAVTLAEKYKKSHVARVLGGALAEIKPLIHDGTVTVGDINSAERAVEREMLMTITDLKRGLGVLATVGATAPFVGLLGTTMGIVNAFVGMAASGSGGLSAISAGVAEALITTAFGLIVAIPAVWAYNYFQVKIDNLTAEMTYTSKEMIDYMIKNVSGEFGRSRFTREFNTTASSGSSPISQ
- a CDS encoding biopolymer transporter ExbD, which encodes MSMSTRASGDIKAEPNVTPMIDVMLVLLIIFMLVVPAISAGFQAVPPQGVNLKPHPEEERDQVLGIDADGQYFLNKARIPNAELGQRLQAIYENRTEDKLLYIKAHKDLQYSKVLDALDIAARNSVAVTGMITDQQPGTKSAIATDNLMGGVPAGGNK
- a CDS encoding biopolymer transporter ExbD, with the translated sequence MSMSSGGHGGLTNDINVTPMIDVLLVLLIIFMLVVPMSRKAIDLQLPDPTESAQSSTPPPQIVLEVLPGNQFAVNREPLTKANLGTRLKEIYDGRPEKIIFVKGDPRVKYSDVIYAMDVARGAGVKVIGVSPKEPAA
- a CDS encoding amino acid permease, whose protein sequence is MSSMPETGDATASASGFVKALTLTDATMLVAGSMIGSGIFIVSADISRTVGSPLWLMLAWLAAGVITMLGALAYGELAAMYPRAGGQYVFLRESMGPLMGFLYGWTLFIVIQTGTIAAVAVAFGRFLGVLWPAITPDRFGWFPQFDVTTPGGLIEVGLTPQRLVALITVWILTWINLRGVREGKLVQTTLTIVKTGALAGLILLGLTIGRNSDAIAANFGPGRFVGNVDITSAFLVAFGASLVGSLFSSDAWNNVTFAAAEVKNPQRNLPLALLLGTGLVSVLYLAANIAYLNVLPLEGTKDAATVIGRGIQFATQDRVGSAAAEMIFGAIGGTIMASAILISTFGCNNGLILSGARVYYAMARDKLFFRRAGELNRNHVPATALIVQAVWTSLLCLTGTYGQLLDYVIFAALIFYALTTIGLFILRSKRPDAERPYRAIGYPVLPALYIVLASTIAVVLLISDKTRAQAISGLVLVAIGIPVFYLWRKVEA
- a CDS encoding sodium-translocating pyrophosphatase, coding for MRVRMHPVFRRVIPFACAAVLALIGGGLTAPIAMAQEVTAPTGAMPLQAGHRPGGEANLVIPDLASVSFLGMPGSTLLLFGLIVCAAGLLFGLVIYSQLRKMPVHKSMLEISELIYETCKTYLITQGKFILILELFIGFVILLYFGFLLKFEPVKVAIILLFSLVGIAGSYGVAWFGIRVNTFANSRTAFASLKGKPYPCYAIPLKAGMSIGMLLISVELFLMLCILLFIPGDYAGPCFIGFAIGESLGAAALRIAGGIFTKIADIGADLMKIVFNVKEDDARNPGVIADCTGDNAGDSVGPSADGFETYGVTGVALISFILLAVTTPETQVQLLVWIFAMRIMMIIASGFSYLINAAVAKRRYINADAMNYEAPLTSLVWLTSIVSVVLTYVVSFLLIPDLGDGSLWWKLSSVITCGTLAGAIIPELVKIFTSVESTHVKEVVTSSREGGASLNILSGLVAGNFSAYWLGIVIMLLMSIAYGVSTLGMGTLMIAPAVFAFGLVAFGFLGMGPVTIAVDSYGPVTDNAQSVFELSTIEQIPGIAQEIQRDYAFTPNFEHAKHLLEENDGAGNTFKATAKPVLIGTAVVGATTLIFSIIVSLTHGLQPDLVVNLSLLHPPFLLGLITGGAVIHWFVGASIQAVTTGAYRAVEFIKANMNLESPERASISDSKKVVEICTKYAQKGMFNIFLTVFFSTLAFAFVEPYFFIGYLVSIALFGLYQAIFMANAGGAWDNAKKIVEVELKQKGTELHAATVIGDTVGDPFKDTSSVALNPIIKFTTLFGLLAVELAVSLTEQRGPMLGHVLAGAFLLASMFFVHRSFYGMRIEQQA
- a CDS encoding cation:dicarboxylase symporter family transporter gives rise to the protein MWKYLKGISLTRWILISMVIGVSIGWQFPDFGTSLKPLSTVFLRMIKSIIVPIIFGTLVVGIAGHGDDMKRVGRLAFKSILYFEIVTTVALFIGLGAANLVQPGKGVVLNAPADPGKALAASTPTGAGFLEHVVPQSFFEAASKNEVLQIVFFSILFAVALSQVRGKPKEIMLAGCEGLAEVMFKFTGIVMRYAPIGIGAAMAVTVGHSGLGVLINLGKLVLTLYGALVVLMLGVLLPVAIIFKVPLRQFLRVVKEPALIAFSTTSSEAALPRAMQAMESIGVPRRIVAFVMPTGYSFNLDGSTLYLAVAAMFAAQAAGVHMTFGHQLVMMLTLMLTSKGVAAVPRASLVILSGTLTAFGLPLEAVAVILGVDELMDMARTTVNLVGNCLATVVMARWEGEFVPVRESAAASLAA
- a CDS encoding BadF/BadG/BcrA/BcrD ATPase family protein; the protein is MTDIVAGVDGGGSKTRLILADVAGNHIADVTGPGSAMAPGRADQSAGVIGDLVRQALTEAGREGVRPKVMVAGVAGVGRSNEQRALTAALEDLELADAIVVEGDGEIALADAFGTGPGIIVVSGTGSIAYGRGPSRTLDRCGGWGPAFGDEGSGAWIGRKALAIVAAAADGREPATALTGAVLTAAQINEPSELIPWGIAATPRQLAALAPVVFNAASAGDVRANSLVGLAVEELVLHVRALAIRLFGDDRAAVPVAFAGGLLLKGSLLRKRLEQRLKSAVPGAQIRAGDIVAARGAVKVALMRMSRQPVAG
- a CDS encoding sodium:solute symporter is translated as MRNFTALDFFVLVTYLAGTTAFGLWIGRRQKSANDYFIAERSIPWWAVMFSIVASETSALTFISIPGLAYIGNLGFLQVVAGYIIGRVVVALVLLPRYYKGELVTAYALLEKRFGLGTRRFTSIVFMVTRGVADSVRVFATAIPVALILEGTVRPEYAKPLAILILGALTVLYTYKGGMKAVVWTELLQASVYVLGGISAVVLLGKAVAGGWGHITDVASLAGKLRVIDTYMGLDRPHTLFAGLLGGAFLSMASHGADQLIVQRLLTARSLRDAQKAIIGSGFVVFAQFTLFLFVGVGLFVLYGGKAFAAPDSIFPTFILEYMPPGLVGLILAAILAATMSTHSGAINSLAAATTHDIYLPLSKRRADDDATLRFGKLSALVWGILLTGGALLYREQGTPVVVIALSIASFTYGALLGGFFLGILWPRAIQRDAITGMSIAIIVMSFIVFARQLLPMLPSMAGTLTTLARIAWPWYVLIGTSITMAVGMTSSYTHGNRKRHPDD